One segment of Pontibacter akesuensis DNA contains the following:
- a CDS encoding DUF4230 domain-containing protein, which translates to MPLFRLILKLLPWILLIALGVFLWRSFGDFFSDKEKQAPEVVVNYNTVLTSVEDLGKMELVRYNFKDVVEYQKNVSKWVPDSKIALIVSGEAVGCVDFAKITQADIEFQGDTLVQVALPEPEICYYKVDHSQSKVFSKENTYFQDAALVEEAFRYAENNVKRAAMNSGILKQTQVNAEKILKPILEEVTGRRVVLVQQRRIQNPQLPPKR; encoded by the coding sequence ATGCCCCTGTTCCGTCTTATACTTAAGCTCCTTCCCTGGATTCTTCTTATCGCGCTCGGCGTTTTTCTGTGGCGCTCTTTCGGCGACTTTTTCAGTGATAAAGAGAAGCAGGCACCGGAGGTGGTGGTGAACTACAACACGGTACTTACCTCTGTCGAGGATTTAGGCAAGATGGAGCTGGTGCGCTATAATTTTAAGGATGTGGTGGAGTACCAGAAAAACGTATCGAAATGGGTGCCGGATTCCAAGATTGCTCTGATTGTTTCCGGCGAGGCGGTGGGTTGTGTGGACTTCGCCAAGATTACGCAGGCAGACATAGAATTTCAGGGCGATACCCTGGTGCAGGTGGCGCTGCCGGAGCCGGAGATCTGCTACTACAAAGTAGACCACAGCCAATCGAAGGTGTTCAGCAAAGAGAATACATATTTCCAGGATGCAGCACTGGTGGAGGAGGCTTTCCGGTATGCCGAGAACAATGTGAAGCGGGCGGCTATGAACTCTGGTATCCTGAAGCAGACGCAGGTAAACGCCGAGAAAATACTGAAGCCGATTTTAGAGGAAGTGACCGGCCGCCGCGTGGTGCTCGTGCAGCAGCGGCGCATTCAGAATCCCCAGCTGCCACCAAAGCGGTAG
- a CDS encoding DUF4834 family protein: MIKFIFVTILIIFFIRLVAPVLLRWLLAAFIKKKVRNGSFFYTNMNQQRQQQQYQEDGDGRKAEGKVKIDYIPEQPNRKGFDGGEYVEYEEVK; encoded by the coding sequence ATGATCAAATTCATATTCGTCACTATACTTATCATTTTCTTTATCCGTCTGGTGGCACCTGTGCTGTTGCGATGGCTTTTGGCTGCATTTATTAAAAAGAAAGTGCGCAACGGCTCCTTCTTCTACACCAACATGAACCAGCAGCGCCAGCAGCAGCAGTACCAGGAAGACGGCGATGGCAGGAAGGCAGAAGGCAAGGTGAAGATCGACTATATTCCGGAGCAGCCGAACCGCAAAGGCTTCGATGGCGGCGAGTACGTAGAGTATGAAGAAGTAAAATAA
- a CDS encoding 1-aminocyclopropane-1-carboxylate deaminase/D-cysteine desulfhydrase has protein sequence MKAPLQKLEDGLLQEQGVTLWVKREDLLHPQISGNKWRKLKYNLQEAGQQGHHSLLTFGGAYSNHIAATAAAGKEYGFHTIGIIRGEEHLPLNPTLSFATSCGMQLHYISREEYRHKSDPAFLDELQEKYGKAYLLPEGGTNLLAVKGCTEIVADMPVAFSHICCAMGTGGTLAGIVAGLAGDKAILGFPALKGGDFLRQEVEELVQAYCGKSYSNWQLVTQYHFGGYAKVKPELLHFMQQFKEQHHIQLEPIYTGKMMYGLFDLIRQGHFPRGSRIVAVHTGGLQGNAGFAQRLGVQV, from the coding sequence ATGAAAGCACCCTTACAGAAGCTGGAGGATGGTTTGCTGCAGGAGCAGGGTGTAACGCTGTGGGTAAAGCGGGAGGATTTGCTGCACCCGCAGATATCGGGTAATAAATGGCGCAAACTCAAGTATAACCTGCAGGAGGCAGGGCAGCAGGGCCATCATTCCTTGCTCACCTTTGGCGGCGCTTACTCCAACCACATCGCCGCCACGGCAGCGGCAGGCAAAGAATACGGCTTCCATACGATAGGCATTATCCGCGGAGAGGAACACCTGCCGCTCAACCCTACCCTCAGCTTTGCCACCTCCTGTGGTATGCAACTGCACTACATCAGCCGCGAAGAGTACAGGCACAAATCTGATCCTGCTTTTCTGGACGAACTGCAGGAGAAGTATGGCAAGGCATACTTACTGCCAGAGGGTGGTACCAATCTGCTCGCGGTAAAAGGCTGCACGGAGATTGTGGCGGATATGCCTGTAGCTTTCAGCCACATCTGCTGCGCCATGGGCACCGGGGGTACGCTTGCCGGTATTGTGGCTGGTCTGGCTGGCGACAAAGCCATACTTGGTTTCCCGGCTCTAAAGGGTGGCGATTTTCTGCGGCAGGAGGTGGAGGAACTGGTGCAGGCCTACTGCGGAAAAAGCTACAGCAACTGGCAACTTGTCACGCAGTACCACTTTGGCGGTTATGCCAAAGTAAAGCCTGAGCTGCTACACTTTATGCAGCAGTTTAAGGAGCAGCATCATATTCAGTTGGAGCCCATTTACACCGGTAAAATGATGTACGGCCTCTTCGATCTGATCAGGCAGGGCCACTTTCCGCGGGGCAGCCGTATTGTGGCAGTGCACACAGGCGGCTTGCAGGGCAACGCTGGTTTTGCGCAGCGGCTGGGGGTGCAGGTGTAA
- a CDS encoding YfhO family protein, whose translation MTPSFDFKRNVLPHVIAVVVFMILTAVYFSPVLFEDKALAQHDILQFKGGAKEIQDFRERTGEEALWTNSMFGGMPAYLINTHFPGDWSGYIHKVLTFNLPALAGNIFITLICAYILLVAMGMSTWLAIVGAVAFSFTSYNLIILEAGHNTKSLTIAYIPMVLAGLIYALRRNLWIGAALFAVGLTMNLHFNHLQMTYYMLLLVLIFGVVEIIYAIKHGTFAELFKRGLVLLVAAVLAVGVNFGRLYTTAEYTEHSIRGKSELTQPNSGENVGNGLDREYAFNWSYGVGETITLLIPDFYGGSSSAPLDTDSETYNAFLNMGAAPAQAEQIVSQGLPLYWGPQPMTSGPVYVGAIVCFLFVLGLFIVDRRWTSWLVAGTILSIVLAWGKNFESFNYFMFDYFPLYNKFRAVSSALVIAQITMPFLALLALWKLLSERDLIKDLDKKLLISGGITAGICALVWLFAGTFGFASNTDQQLIQAQFPIDAIRADRESMMRSDAFRSLVFIVLAAGLLYFYLKNKVSATLAIAGMGLLILVDLWAVDKRYLNNGDFQRQVVANYFQPTQADQMILQDTSNYRVINLPNPFNDARTSYYHKSVGGYHGAKMRRYQDLIDRHISRNNLEVLRMLNTKYAITGNPQQPVQRVPDPLGNAWFVEEVKPVQSADEELNALTIFDAGATAVVDVTKFPIERRNYVADNGSIKLVTYEPNYLKYEYEAAQEGLAVFSEIYYADGWQAYLDGEPVDHIRANYVLRAMEVPAGKHTIEFRFAPKSYTLGNTISLISSILLLLVVIGAIYYGVKKKPTEVPIVAKV comes from the coding sequence ATGACACCTTCCTTCGATTTTAAGCGTAATGTGCTCCCGCACGTTATAGCAGTAGTTGTTTTTATGATCCTGACGGCGGTATACTTCTCGCCGGTTTTGTTTGAAGATAAGGCCCTGGCACAGCACGATATCCTGCAGTTTAAGGGCGGCGCCAAGGAGATACAGGATTTCCGGGAGCGCACCGGCGAAGAGGCCCTCTGGACTAACTCCATGTTCGGCGGCATGCCGGCTTACCTAATCAACACCCATTTTCCAGGCGATTGGTCTGGTTACATCCACAAAGTTCTGACGTTTAACCTGCCGGCTTTGGCAGGAAATATCTTCATCACCTTAATCTGCGCCTATATTTTGCTGGTAGCCATGGGCATGAGCACCTGGCTGGCCATTGTGGGCGCTGTGGCTTTCTCCTTCACCTCCTATAACCTGATTATCCTGGAGGCGGGGCATAACACGAAGTCGCTAACCATTGCCTATATCCCGATGGTGCTGGCTGGCCTGATCTATGCGCTGCGCAGGAACCTCTGGATCGGGGCGGCACTTTTTGCCGTGGGCCTGACGATGAACCTGCACTTCAACCACCTGCAGATGACGTACTACATGCTGCTGCTGGTGCTCATCTTTGGAGTGGTGGAAATTATCTATGCCATCAAGCACGGCACGTTTGCGGAGCTGTTTAAGCGGGGCCTGGTGCTATTGGTGGCGGCTGTTCTGGCGGTAGGCGTTAACTTCGGACGTCTTTATACCACGGCTGAATATACCGAGCACAGCATCCGGGGCAAGTCTGAGCTGACGCAGCCAAACAGCGGCGAGAACGTGGGCAACGGCCTGGACCGTGAATATGCCTTTAACTGGAGCTACGGTGTGGGCGAAACCATCACCCTGCTTATTCCTGATTTTTACGGCGGCAGCAGCTCCGCACCGCTCGATACCGACTCCGAAACTTATAATGCTTTCCTGAACATGGGCGCAGCGCCGGCACAGGCTGAGCAGATCGTAAGCCAGGGCCTGCCGCTGTACTGGGGGCCGCAGCCCATGACGAGCGGACCAGTGTACGTGGGCGCCATTGTATGCTTTCTGTTTGTGCTGGGCCTGTTCATAGTGGACCGCCGCTGGACGAGCTGGCTGGTGGCGGGTACCATACTTTCCATTGTGCTGGCCTGGGGTAAGAATTTTGAGTCCTTCAACTACTTCATGTTTGATTACTTCCCGCTTTACAACAAGTTCCGGGCGGTATCGTCAGCCTTGGTGATTGCCCAGATCACGATGCCATTCCTGGCCTTGCTGGCCCTCTGGAAGTTGCTAAGCGAGCGTGACCTGATCAAAGACCTAGACAAGAAACTGCTTATTTCCGGCGGTATCACCGCGGGCATCTGTGCGCTGGTGTGGTTGTTTGCTGGCACCTTCGGCTTTGCATCCAACACCGACCAGCAGCTGATTCAGGCGCAGTTCCCGATCGATGCAATCCGCGCCGACCGCGAAAGCATGATGCGCTCCGATGCCTTCCGCTCGCTTGTGTTTATCGTGCTGGCGGCCGGTTTGCTGTACTTCTACCTGAAAAACAAAGTGTCTGCCACGCTGGCCATTGCCGGTATGGGACTGCTGATACTAGTGGACCTGTGGGCGGTGGACAAGCGCTACCTGAACAACGGCGATTTCCAGCGCCAGGTGGTGGCCAACTACTTCCAGCCAACGCAGGCCGACCAGATGATCCTGCAGGATACGAGCAATTACCGTGTCATCAACCTGCCGAACCCGTTTAACGATGCACGCACGTCTTACTACCACAAGTCAGTGGGTGGCTACCACGGTGCTAAAATGCGCCGCTACCAGGATTTGATCGACCGCCACATCTCACGCAACAACCTGGAGGTGCTCCGTATGCTCAACACCAAGTATGCCATCACGGGCAACCCGCAGCAGCCGGTGCAGCGTGTACCGGACCCGCTCGGAAACGCTTGGTTTGTAGAGGAAGTGAAGCCGGTGCAGTCGGCAGATGAGGAACTGAATGCTCTGACCATTTTTGACGCTGGTGCAACCGCTGTGGTGGATGTGACCAAGTTCCCGATTGAGCGCCGCAACTACGTGGCCGATAACGGCAGCATCAAACTGGTAACGTATGAGCCAAATTACCTGAAGTACGAGTACGAGGCTGCACAGGAAGGGCTGGCGGTATTCTCCGAGATCTACTATGCCGATGGCTGGCAAGCATACCTAGATGGGGAGCCGGTAGACCATATCCGTGCAAACTACGTATTGCGCGCCATGGAAGTGCCTGCAGGCAAGCACACAATTGAGTTCAGGTTTGCACCAAAGTCTTATACCTTGGGCAACACTATCTCCCTAATCTCTTCCATCCTGCTGTTATTGGTGGTAATTGGCGCTATTTACTACGGCGTGAAGAAGAAGCCAACCGAGGTGCCGATCGTAGCGAAAGTGTAA